Proteins encoded in a region of the Hypomesus transpacificus isolate Combined female chromosome 17, fHypTra1, whole genome shotgun sequence genome:
- the shisa9b gene encoding protein shisa-9B, protein MRLGSLLSFDYSGEKGRHMMKSAGLLLGYFLVKVLVCNAEGEPGQKLDGFTMVNDSKDGENSIAEVPHKEGRCSGYYDVMGQWDPPFNCTTGSYLYCCGTCGFRFCCEYKISRLDQTTCKNYDTPQWLKTGKPPSKRNDLTHDPTKDKTNLIVYIVCGVVAIMALVGIFTKLGLEKAHRPHRENMSRALAQVMRQPAPGEHSEGIGVHGQHYDTMQVSRPQITNQQSNQMNSMGSGSAMMAGLTPPHPYPPIGQLTHPYEQQQPGKEINKYASLKAVAEKSNENFYTNRRHMVEMTAKGSLPMQPVRVEPEPSNPYSPPPQPSLKQNGHKSKGNKTHSSHTLAYSSNTIGASGMFKGWDGTETLGRRQTYDPKKHCTVEQVNEMHTLRSQHYLPPQPYFVTNSKTEVTV, encoded by the exons ATGAGACTTGGTAGTCTTCTGTCCTTTGACTACAGTGGAGAAAAAGGGAGGCACATGATGAAAAGCGCGGGGTTGTTACTCGGTTACTTTTTGGTGAAAGTTCTTGTGTGCAACGCGGAGGGGGAGCCAGGGCAGAAACTTGACGGCTTTACTATGGTCAACGACTCGAAAGATGGCGAGAATAGCATCGCTGAAGTCCCACACAAAGAAGGCAGGTGCAGCGGTTACTACGACGTTATGGGTCAGTGGGACCCTCCCTTCAACTGCACCACGGGCAGTTACCTGTACTGCTGCGGGACCTGTGGTTTTAGATTCTGCTGCGAATACAAAATCTCGCGGCTAGACCAAACAACCTGCAAAAATTACGACACTCCACAGTGGCTGAAGACCGGCAAACCCCCGTCCAAAAGGAACGACCTTACACACGACCCCACTAAGGATAAGACTAATTTGATTGTGTATATAGTGTGTGGTGTCGTGGCTATTATGGCACTCGTTGGGATCTTCACGAAATTAGGACTAGAGAAGGCGCACCGACCACACAGAGAAAACATGTCCAG AGCTCTTGCCCAGGTGATGCGCCAGCCTGCCCCAGGAGAACACTCAGAAGGCATTGGAGTACATGGCCAGCACTATGACACCATGCAAGTCAGCAGACCACAAATCACTAATCAAC AGAGCAACCAGATGAACAGCATGGGCTCAGGATCAGCTATGATGGCAGGCTTAACCCCACCACACCCTTACCCTCCCATTGGACAGCTCACCCACCCCTATGAGCAACAGCAACCTGGCAAGGAGATCAACAAATATGCCTCCCTAAAGGCTGTTG CGGAGAAGTCAAATGAGAACTTCTACACCAACCGGCGGCACATGGTGGAGATGACGGCCAAGGGCAGCCTCCCCATGCAGCCGGTCCGAGTGGAGCCTGAGCCCAGCAACCCTTACAGTCCACCGCCGCAGCCTTCCCTCAAGCAGAACGGACACAAGTCCAAAGGCAACAAGACCCACAGCTCCCACACCCTGGCCTACAGCTCCAACACCATCGGCGCCTCAGGCATGTTTAAGGGCTGGGACGGCACAGAGACCCTGGGGCGGCGGCAGACCTATGACCCTAAGAAACACTGCACCGTGGAGCAGGTGAACGAGATGCACACCCTGCGCAGCCAGCACTATCTGCCCCCGCAACCCTACTTTGTCACCAACAGCAAGACAGAAGTGACTGTGTGA